The Anas acuta chromosome 14, bAnaAcu1.1, whole genome shotgun sequence DNA window CGCAGCAATGTAGGGTGAACATCCCTCCTGCTGTTTCACAGGAGACCACACTGCTCAGCTGGAAGGTGGGTGAAGAGGGAAGATCACACGTTGCTTATAAATCATGGTGTCTGAGGGCATCAGCTCTGAGAATGggaatatgtatatgtaaaagggattatatgtatatatatacacacaaaaatatatataaaaattcaGGCAAGTTTATAATTCACGTGGATTCTACCATGAAAACATCCTaagactaaaataaattaataaatatataaaacaaaaacaaaacaaacatttaaaggCTTGGTTGTGATAACATTAGATCAAAGCAgactacaaaaaaaattatttgtactCCTCTGATACATGAGGTAGTTAATCAAGACTAGGCAGCGGTGACCTGAATTAAGACAACACGTCAGTTAATTTAATTACAGGACAATTACACCAATCCATCATTTTGCACTTTCCCTGTTCACCAAGGAGCCTGAGGCACATTTGCAGGAGCCGTGGACACAGGAGGCTCCCATGAGGTGCCCAAAAGCTGCTCTATCCTTCCTTAGGGCCCTGCATTGTCCACAGATCGCACACCCGACTTGCAAGGTGCTTTGGCACAcaccaaaaccaccaccaaaatgTGGCTCTAGGGTattagaaggcaatgaaaaAGTCGTGAAATTCCAGCTCAGAATTAAAAGTCCTatttaaagaaattcaaaaagaaaaacaacactgagTTTAGTTCTTAAGGCATAGCATTTCCagtattacttttatttttaaatgcatgaaaaaaaatctttttgtttgttatttttttttgttttaaatacaggaaatttTGTACAGCATTTCCAACTCATAGAAGATCATGATGGTTTGCTCTCAATGGTAAAAATCTTCcctaggttaaaaaaaaaaaatcacataatttAACAGTCTAAAGACTTGTGCTTTGCAGTTGATTAAAAATGTGCACACACTACTGTGAGACGTCAGCCAAGAAACAGAGGTACAACgtaaaaatacagaatgcattttaaaagttaccTGGTGTTCACAGCATCCTTATATAGGCCTACAACTCTTCATTGGCTGAATGAGccaggaaggggggaaaaaagttaaaaaccaTGTTTTACACAGTTGTATGTTTGATTCTAAAAGATTTTATAAAAgttacagggggaaaaaaatcacatcactGGGATTCCCTCGTCCTTGTTTCGCTGTgtgctgtgtattttctgtgtcaGTACCAAATCTAGCACCGTATCCTACGTAGTATGAGTGTTTCTTTGTTACGTGGCACACACAAACAAACTGCGTACAAAAGGTTTTTACcataaaaatgaagatatttattCAAGAAGTACAAATTTGATGGTACCAGCCATCTTTGAAAGCCATTACCATGAGGCAGAGAGGACACAAACCTAAGTCTCTTGCTCAGAACATACGAAAGCAAGTGGCTTACAAATCTCCAGCTAACGCAGTAATGTCAATCATTGCTCAAAAGCCACCTCCACTTTTTAAACATTCCCTGGACTTGAGAGGCACAAACAGGGTTTTTAATACAAGACCAGttagttattttaataaagacGTCAGctaaaatttaatttgatttaaatttcCTTAAATCGTCTCCAGCCTTTAACTGGACTCAAATTTCCTAAGGAAAAAGGGACTTTGAAACAAGCAGGTGCAGAATTTTTGGAGCTCAAGATGAACTACGAGTTTTAAGGCAGGAGTCAGGATTTTAAGTTCTCTGTTTGCCCCATGGCTCTGATCAAATGGTCATCGTCTgtaaaatatacaaatacagAGTTCTACCGGATAAATACCCAACAAGTGGTCCTGCTCGAAGGACAGAAACACACTTCTTCGTGGAGAGTCCAGTGGACACGTTTATTAGGTTTCCAAGTCCACAGAAAGAAGCCCGCTGGTTAACACATCTCTTCTTCCAACTGCTTGAATTTTGGAGGCTCGGTGGCATGTATACGTCTCCCGTGGAAGGAGAGCTTTAGCTCCATCTCCTAGGAACAAGAGCAACACACATGCGGCTACGGAGTATCTAAATGAAATGTGGAAGAGGAGAGCCATTTGCAGAGCAGAACAATCAAAAACACTTGATGAAAATGAAAGTCTTAAAGCAGGCAGACTTGTATATACAGTCGTTAACCAACAAAAGTGTTTGTAGCTGCAGATATAAGAGTAGGACATTCATCTTCTTtgggagaagacagaagcaCAGCTGCTGAAAAGTTTAACTCAAAGACTTCCTAGAGCTTGCACCAACATCTAGGGGgtttgaaggttttgttttttgtttttatttttttttctcccaagacaGTTTGCGGAGCGTACAAAgctcacccccccccacccaaagCAAGTTTTCAAAAACTCCTTTCTCAAAGTACCTCTACGCCCTACTCCACGAGGGTGCGAGctgcccaggagctgccagccATCATCCAGGAGGGAGCCTGACGTACGGAGGAAGTGGTCAAGGGCAAAGAGAAAAGGCCCCTTTCTAACAGagactgcttttatttcaacatAACAAGGTCTGAGCAGCTTAGtgaaaaagccaacaaaaatcttaactttttttctttaaaaaaaaacgtAAACATTCTCTGCATAAGGTGCAGGGTCTTGAACGTATTTACAGTGACataaaaaacagtttgtaaaATACAGATCAAGAGTCAGAAATGTAGCTACcacttttgtttctgaagaagaTAGAAATGGAGAAATGTACAGCATTCAATTCGTCAACACTTACACAgctaaaatgctttcaaaactcCATGGCTAAAAGCATCCCACCACTGTAACAAACTAGgatttttaatagcatttttgaagttttcatATTATTTACTAACGATAGATATATATGCAGAAGCATGTCATACTACAGCAATATTTTATCAGTTGGCCACCTGGTTTACTAAGCGTTATGCACATGGCACGTGTTGCCTTGTTGCATCACTGgatccctttcctctcctccccaacTTGTGAGTTTTCTGTGAAAGGCAAAGAGGTGCTGTGGGTTTGTCTGGTTGCTCCTGGGataagttgtctttttttttttttagttttgttgttgctgcttttaGCATTTGTgtggctatttaaaaaaaaataactcaacTCGTTATACTGATGATTCACATCAGTTAGTTTTCCAAGCtctagagaagaaaaggctttcagaaaactaaaaagaGGTTTCACAGAGCAGCTATTCTCAACTAtgttttctgtagaaaacaCTGATAAGCAGAAGAACACAAAAAGCCAACGTAGTGAATCAAGCTTTTGGGTGCTGGATGCTCTGCAGGAGTGCTGTCACTTGACTCTGGAGGATGACCTGAAGCATCCTTTTGCAATGTACCTACAGCAACCGAGGCTTTCCTGGAGCTCCCTAGCAGAATCTGCAATGTTCATGCCTCTCAGGCTGTGCAGGAGCGTGGGTTTCACTGGTTTACTACTTCTGGGTCAGGCAGAAACAACAAGAGCATAAAAGTCTGAAGCATGTCAAACAGACCTGTCATTGACATGGCAAAAAATGTACTCTACTGGCATCAGTTCATGGCCAGAATTAATCAGGAATGACACAAAGGACTGATGGGTctaaccaaaccaaacaaagaaaatcctATTACTCCTCTCGTCAGCGCTTGGTGTTGCTGTTCATGGCTGTGTGCGCTACAAATCTGCTGTGTTACCTCAGTTCTGCCCAGGACACCTCACCAAGCAGCCTGCCAAAAGCAGCACAggccaggctgccagcagcaccgaGCTTACAGCTCAAGGTACGCCCGTGCTACAGAGTAAAGgtgcagcaccaccagcaggcTTCTCTCCGTCCTCCCCACGTGAGCAGCCACATGCGGACCTGCACCTGGTGCTGCAAGCTAAATGGCATTTTAGTCCTTCGTTAGTCTTGCTTCAGCCATCCTCTGCTCTGAAAagcctctctcctttcctccctgctctgggAACGGCCACGAGTCCTGCAGGAGCCCCAGCCTGGTCCCCTGCACTTGCACTGAAGACAACCTCACAGGACGAGGACAAGGACAAGGCATTGCTCAGAGCCAGCAGTGGCTGCTTTCGATGCATACTGCAACCTCTGGGTATGTACAAGGGGTATGTCAGTCAACATGCTGTATGCTTTCATTACTGGTTTTTAtaatatagatagatatacTTTGGAAACTTAGAATTCTTTCCTAATACAAATCTTGTAAAATTTGGTTCCAGTAGGGTACGTGCTTGGCACACCTGCcattttataaagaagaaattaaaattgtcTTCACTTCCACCTGTAAATGCATTTTACCATTTATTTCAGGTGTAGCTAAGTACTAACTggacaggagaggagagagattATCAGAGAACAGTGCATCTTCATAAATCAGTTCTCTGTTCTACTCAAAGCCCACTTATGACATAGCCTTCAGATCGTCGCCTTGCTCCCCGCCATAAAACAGTTGGTATAAAACACGGTAATCTGTAACAACATAACACGACTGGTGCTTTTCTaggagggggagaaaggaaagaaggagctctcccagctcctACACGCCGTCATCTCAAAACCAGGACATGCTAACAACTGcctgaacaaaaagaaaaaaaaactctccaaaaggcaacctaaaaaaaaaaaaatattagtgttTTAGTGTTCGCAGTTGCAGAATTGTCATCCAGGTTTCAGCTTTGCTCTTTCTTAATCAGCTATCACAATTCTGCCCATCTCACACACCCCTTTCCAGAAAGGGCTGTAAGGTAATGACATTGCAAAGACCATTTACGTGAAGATGTAAATTACGCTTTATGAGACAAGTAGTGTCTTCCTGGCACAAAACTATCCTTCGACCAGTGAAAATCCAAGAGATTTTTGAGTTGTTTATatatcaaataaatatttttccctctggaatgcaaaagatcTGGCTGCAAAACCCCAGTATATTAAATCATacctgtctttaaaaaaaaaaaagaaaaagaaaaacaatagaaaacTTTTGTTCTAGATTGTTAATcaactttgattttttctttagaaagaaaaaataaaaccaagtcACTTGGGTGTTTATGAGAACAGAGAACTAATTTTCCTTTATACACTTCTGCCCCTTCAGTCATCCTGTACAGAACTGGGGTTTAAGGAACTGTCAGGAACTCTTTGCATACAACACAGggatgaaaatgaaagctgtatTTATTCGGGGTAGAGTGGGAAATGCACAGAGAACGTGGATCTGTTTTCCAAGTGGTGGAAGTTGGCTGCACCAACATCAATGTAAATTTTGCATCCGCTTCCATCTGTTGGGAAAGACTTGCAACATTGCGTGCGTGACCTTAGCTCATTCTGGCTCTACACTGATGCTTGTGGAGCAAGAAACTCCAATGGATTCTGAGAAATAGAGTTCTACTGCACGAATGAAGCAGTAACAGGTTTAAAATTGTCAATCCTAACCCACCAGTTTCACTAGCAGATGACTAAGAGTTGGGAACAACTGTAGGTTTAGACCCTAAACGCAGAGAGGGAAGACAGAAACCAGTAAAAAGGATTAGCCTGATCAGCATATTAGACTttggaagaaataaagtaatttcAGTAATGGCTGGAAAAACAAGCCAAGTAGCAATCAAGTTTAAAAGGAACAGGGAATTTGATCTCAACCAAAGGCATTGCCAGACAAGGGTGCAGAGCAGCCAAGGAACAGAGCGCATCTCTACCCAAGGTGACCATCACGTTCTTTCCCCCACAGATATGCTCATCTGATTCAGATTTTTGAGACTAGAAAAGGACTTCTTATGTGCCAAAAAGGCTGTTCTTACTCTCTGAAGGGAAAAGCACTGGTTATTGAACACTCTGACCATGCTCTGGGCTGCCAGCGTGTGTTGGTGAGGGTACCTCCAATTGTCCTGACTACAGGATCACCTGAGCTAGAAGACAGACTGCTGCTGCAAATGACACTCAGAGGAAAAGCTGCAatttgtgtgcttgtgtgtcCTCCTATTCCCACACTCTGTGCCCTCTAGGAGCCGAGCAAGGGAAGTTGCAATCTGCTAGGTGTGGGTGTAACTGCAGTTTAACCTGGACCTATTACAGCGAGCAGGCCAGCGCCACTTGACAAAGGTCGTGCACCTAACCCTTAATCGCACACCTGCGCATCACGCACCTGAGCTAGCTTGTTCAACGCTTGTTTTAATGATCTGAGTGACATACAGTAATTGGGCAGGCACGTACTGGGGTGCCAGTCAGCCTGTAAGCTTCAGGCTAAGTCAGTCGTGTAGCAGGTTTACAGTACAGTACACAGAAGTATACATTGACGAAGTTATTGCCTAAGGCTCCAGCAGGCTGTTTCCCCAGCGCTGGAGCCAGCAATGGCACAGGACTGCGTTGCCACCTTGGAATGTACAATTGCTTGGTCTGAGCATCGCCAGGAGCCACCCACGTGGGGCAGGgacacagcccccagcccagctcctccgCCCAGGGCTCGCGGTGCCTCGGCAGCACCCGGACGAAGCACACAAGTTAGGTCAAACCACACACGATCCCCATGGACACGCAGCGCGGCTCCTacccagagcagctgcaagTCTTGCATGAACTGTAGGTGGTGCTGATATGAAATAttgattttcatatttatttgttttttatcaaAGTGCTCTCTGTTACTCCTGCTCTGTAGATCAGGACACCACTTACAGTTTTAAGAATCATTACACATTTGTATTGTTTAAGTGAAAGACCACCTCTTCCCCCCCTCTTTGCGTgtccccccttttcccttcccctccccactccTTTCTTTGCCCTtgccctgtgctgcttgctGTTGGTTGTGTTAAATACAAGATCAGGCAAACCCCAAAGGccagtttacatttttatgttttgtttttgcagatcTCCATCACAGATGGAATTTTTGCTGGTCATTTCTTGGAACCAATCCATTAGCAGGACAAACCAAAAGAAGAGAGGGCAGTGAAAACCAATCCCATGACAGAGACGGAGGAAAGAAGAATCAATAAACAAGCAGAAATCAGTTCTCCACCGGGGTTGGGTTCGCTAAGGGCTGGCTCACGATGACTTGCACCACGTAGTCCTTTGGGATTTTCAGCTCCTCCAGTTTCATTTTGTCTGCGAGGGGCCTGCCCGAGAAGAACCAGCGCTGGCTGCCGGGCTCCACTCCCTCCACCGCATGCAGCCGCCTCTTCATGTGGTACACCGTGTCCATGCTGCGGACCATCAGTTTGAGGTCTTTGCCTGTGGACAGGCGCAAACGAAGCTGGCATTCATGCCCCGAGTTAGGCGGCGGGTCGGGGATATCCAGAGTCTCCAGGTCGCCTTTCTCCTCGATCATGTTGATGGGGGGAGCGAGGCAGTAGACGGGGAGCTGGTACCGGTTGCCCAGTTCATCGTAACACTCCGTAAGAGCACCTTCAGGAGGTAAGAGAGAAGGGGGAAAGTGAGCGTCAATGCATTTCACGTTGAAAACTGAAGCACTCGTGCTTGGAAGCGTTGACCCTGCTGTTAACGCACCTGATAAGGACTAATTTCAGGCCTTACCGGATCAGTACGAAACCTTGAAGTATTCATTAAAAATTGCTTACCTCGTTTTCATACGGAAACTTGGGATTGAGTTAAAGCACTCCCCACAAAAGCCAAATGCACCCAACCCGACAGATAAAGCAGGGTAAActtcaaaagcagcaggaaagaaaagatgagggGGGATATTATTTTCTCCATGTGTAATTTAAACAGAGCATTTCACTGGCAGCACGGATGAGATTTAGGGCATGCGAACACCCAGAAAACACTGCCGGGATGAAACGCACGATCCCAAACCCAAAATGGCAAAGACTGGAGGCAAAAGACTACTACGAAAGAATGATTTTGTAACTTCtcaaacattcaaaaattgCTGAAGTGGTTTTATATAGGATTTGTGTTTTAGTGATAACTGccagagaaaataaacatgacCACCCAAGTTCAACAACTCTGTGGCTGTGGTGTCATCGCTGGAGCAGTGACACGCAGTGACACAGAACTGATGCAAGTTTAAAGCAGCTCCCACATTCAAATCCCTGAAGTTTCAGGAATGATTTTTCTCCCCCCAGAATCCCGAGAGGTTCCCCAGGATGATCTGGGTGTTTGTGTTATAGGAAGACAGGGAAGTGGTGTGTTGCCTTGCATATGGCATATCCTTTCCTACTGAAATTGTGCAACATGCACACAGAACAGCTCAGAATTACAGCTCCTACAGAACTAACAAACagccttttgccttttttttaaaataaaaaaacacaatgaaacaCCCTCACACCctttataaaaatgcatttcaagaaCTACCCCTGACAAACAGCAGCACATTTTTCATAACCTCCTAAGAGTTCAAGTGTCAGAAGCCCAGAAACGAGAGCCCTAACACACAGCACCTATCACCTCTTGCAGCGAGCCAGGAAAACAAGATGCAGAGGAAGTTACATCCCAGTCCCAACAGAAATCCCTTCTCAGCAGGGTTAAAAACCCTAGATAGTCACACTCCAAATAAATGCTTCACCAGTGTCTTGGGTTTACCTGCTGGAACAGATTTCCACATTTTTGCCCCTAGAGGGGGCACATTCACTTGCAAGATTCTCCATCCTTTTGTAGTTGGAAGTGTTTGAAGAGCAGCCAAGTCCTTGAgctacagaatatttaaaaaactcTTTGACTCGGCAGTTCTGCACACAATGCTCTACTGCTCCTTGTTATAAActaaggcttttttttgttttgttttcttggttgGAGGCTTTTCTGTGCTGACAGTGAGTTGTCTTAAACTTCGCTGTTTGATCAGCAAAATTACAGCACTATAAAATTATAACTTGGGGATTTGTTGTTGCTTAGCTCACTCCTGTGCCAGATATATACTGTCTTTCAGgcagaaatttcctttttttttattttttattttttaaggataaTTTGTGTTGATGAACACAGGAAATCTTTGGCTAAAATATCAGTGTTTTAGGTACAGCCACTTTGGGGGGCTATTCTGTTTGTACCACTAGTGCCGAGGCTGTCACGCAGTGATATTTgttgggaaaacaaagcaaaaaaaggaaattctgcaGAAATAGTTATACCACTCAGTGGAGTCTTGTATCATTTATGAATCTCAGAGCAAACCAGCTTTATCAAAATTGTATTGGATCCAGAGCTTCCAGCACACTGTGCGTGTGATTTATATACCAGGGCCTGAAGCTCtcatattttagttttaaaatgttaatttcattCCGTACACCTAATCAATTTAGGTAATGGCACAGTACTAACTTCTAAATCAACGCATAGGAAAAAgcagacagttttttttttgtttttttttttttttttggctgaaaagagaaaaacccaaaccccaaTAATTCTTAAATTTAGGtagaaaagataaaattgtACCATGTATCTTAAAAAGAACGTCCCTATTTTAGAGAAATACACTAAAGAGTTAATTTCAATTACAACGGTAAGCTAGCTATGGTATTTATTCATCATTTATATCCTTGCCCAGTTGAACTAACATCAAGGTCAAAGCGTATGCTATAAACATGGGATTGCTTAATCATAATCagataaacaaaattaaaatcctCTGAAAGAGCAGCTAACTTGGAGGTGTGGgcgagggttttttttgttttgtttttatttaagacaGCACAGAAAACCTCGTGCCAATAAAACCTGCACAGTTTCATCGGAGGCTGACGATCAGTTAGTGACAAATTGATGATGCAAGCACAAGTTACCATAAACCTAACCAACAAACGCCCATCCCTCCACTCTTGCTGGTAAAAAATATTCCTAAGACCCTCGAGCCGTCTCACGTACCACTCGATATCGTCAAGACTGGACATATCGATTAAAGCAGAAGTCTCCTGCAAGCCGAGGAGACTTTACGACTGCACCTACTTAGCCAGACCACGTCTGCAAGAGCCCGGAGGGGGGTCAGGAGGCGTCAGCCCTCGCTCCCTGCAGACGTACGGCTGGATGGCTGcgcacaggcagcagcactgccccgTCCTCTTCAGACAGCTCATTCACGCAGGGCTTCTCTAGGCTCTAAGGGATTTTTGAAGAGGATGGGGCTCTGCTGACAACCTTCAAAATGCTGTCAATGGTAAAAACTCGAAGGCAGGGCGTGAAGAAGCATCGTGTTGGTTGCAGCTCAGAAGTTAAGGGACGGCTGAATGCTTTTACCTGAAGGGACGGTGAGTCTGGAGCTATTTTAAGCACTGCAGGCAAAGCAAGTTATcggagaggaaaagagaaagcgAGCACATTACCCACAGCCATCACGACCGGGCCTATCTCCCCAGCCAGATGGCAGCTCTTCACCGAGGCGTTCGCTGCAGCGTCCCTTGCACGGAGCAGAGCACACGGCGAATTACACGTCGGGACTGCAGCCCCCTCCTAATTTCCCTGCTATAATTGAAAACCATGTTTCTGAGCCTTCCTGCGAGGTACATCAGCTCTGGCCACAGAAGTCATTCAGCACAAAGGGGCATGAAAAGAATGTCAAGCTCTcatgagaaaacacagaaataaaaaaaataaattattttttgtaaggTTTCCCTGTTCCCTAGGCAACAAGGGTCCTCCGCAGCCGGTTACGGCACAGGAAGGATGCAGCCTCCCTTAAAACGGAGGAAAAGCAAGTGCCACACACAGAGGAACACACGTGAAAGACCAAGATGTTAtaaaaagactttaaaacaaTAGCAAGGAGAGAATAAATTAAGCACATTGATACTTGATATGCTCGAGTATTCATCATGCACTTAAATAGTTCTCTAGATGTTCGCATGACTTCAATGATGACACACTGATCCTTTCCAAAGCTAGAACCACAggcaggtggtgtttttgttgttgttttttagtgTTATTTTTTAGTAGTTTGAAAGTAATACAGCCCTGGAGACTGGGGAATTCTGGAAAGAACCACAAGACCGAGCTTCTTGCTGGTTGTTATCCAGGTAGGAGACAGCTTGAGAGTTTCGGGCGGAAAAATAAGCAGATGTGATCATCCAGCATACGGAATTGAAACATTTCGAAATGAATTGCTTTGCAGGCTATAAAGTTGTTTTCCTAAGATTATTAGGATGTGGATGTTTCTCTGGATTTCTAagggaaaacactgaaaaaggaCTGGCTGAGGTACTGTTTCCATCCCCAAACAGTTCCGAATTTGGACGTACTTGGCCTTTTGCAAATGAAAGCACTACCAGTTAGAGACCTAACCAGCATGAAGGTAAACTTCTCTAAGAGTTACTGAAGTTAGGTATATATGAGCACCTCCATCCAGAAACATAAAAagctttaatgcattttaatggCATTTCTAGAAAGCTACATAACATTCTCTCTTACGAAAAAGCAAATTTCTTGTTTTCCGTTCCTAAAGCGCCTTTTAAGATTTTGAGCATTTTTGCGgagggttgctcagaaaaaccgagcagatttcttttcttactcCCCTCCCCCAGACAGACttgctgcaggaagagaaattaaaacaacacaACCTAAAATCTAGCATTGCAAAGAGACTAGCTAATTTAAGGAGCTTAAGTGTCTGTGTATAACACATTTGCCCTAGGAAcagctgctttgtttgtttttcttactgaaaaacTCCACTCCAAAACCAAGCTCAGCATGGACTGCCGAATAAATTGGCAATAGCAGAGCTCTCACCTGTAGACTACTGTTTTTTTACCCAAAACAGGTCACGAATGCCTGAAACTCATTACAAGCATCAGGAAACAAGTGGGTCTTATTCTGGATCCTACAGCACAATTCCTAGAGAGCACTGATTAAGTCAGG harbors:
- the UBTD2 gene encoding ubiquitin domain-containing protein 2 — protein: MGGCVGSHHDSSGSLNENSDGTGVALGRNQPLKKEKPKWKSDYPMTDGQLRSKRDEFWDTAPAFEGRKEIWDALKAAAHAFESNDHELAQAIIDGANITLPHGALTECYDELGNRYQLPVYCLAPPINMIEEKGDLETLDIPDPPPNSGHECQLRLRLSTGKDLKLMVRSMDTVYHMKRRLHAVEGVEPGSQRWFFSGRPLADKMKLEELKIPKDYVVQVIVSQPLANPTPVEN